A genome region from Pseudomonadota bacterium includes the following:
- a CDS encoding nucleotidyltransferase domain-containing protein — protein sequence MGLSKKYLNTHSGVVTFDLCRLAAHLKKELPSAGFCLLMGSAAAGKVAEGSDLDLAFYLTEPVTLDFYAKVSAIVDKRVPGVRCDIGILNKAEPVFRFEALKGKLLFARSRELYASFFSLTCREYESQMFDYDKQHKYRLEAGHAL from the coding sequence ATGGGACTTTCAAAAAAATATCTTAATACCCACTCCGGTGTTGTGACCTTTGATCTCTGCCGCTTGGCTGCTCATCTTAAAAAAGAACTGCCTTCGGCCGGTTTCTGTCTGCTTATGGGTTCGGCTGCGGCGGGCAAGGTTGCTGAGGGTTCGGACCTGGATCTGGCTTTTTATCTCACAGAACCGGTGACCCTGGACTTTTATGCCAAAGTTTCAGCGATTGTTGATAAGCGTGTCCCGGGAGTGCGGTGTGACATCGGCATTCTGAATAAAGCTGAGCCGGTTTTTCGCTTCGAGGCATTAAAAGGGAAGTTGCTCTTTGCCCGCAGCAGAGAACTCTATGCATCATTTTTTTCGCTGACCTGTCGCGAGTATGAGAGCCAGATGTTTGATTACGATAAACAGCACAAATATCGGCTGGAGGCCGGCCATGCGCTATAA